The Panthera leo isolate Ple1 chromosome D1, P.leo_Ple1_pat1.1, whole genome shotgun sequence region GAGATGGTGGCCGAACCCAGGCGGTAAAGGCAACTTTCTATGCCATTAATCACTTGCTTGGTAACAAACCACAGGAGGCACATAATGTTCTTCAGGATCCCCACTGCAAGATAATAAAGTAACTGGAAAAGCTTGATGACGGGGGTCACGAGCAGGCCCATCAACTTGCCCCAAAAGCTACTCCTCTCCTCAGAGGCCTCTGGGGGCAGCAGAGCAGATCTCTCGCTCTTTGCGCTAGAGCGGGCACTAGCGCCCTCTTCCGATCGCACCGCTCGCTCTTCGTCCTGGACCTGGTTAACCACTTCCaggatttttttcattctctccgTGTCTTGCTCGGTTTCGCCGCAGTTGTCCCGGAACAGCTGAGGGTTAAACGGAAGCAGTTTCTCCAATTCTTTCACCATCACGTCCTCTATGACGTCACCGTCCCGGGTGTGCTTGACAAAGCCCATGGCCCAGCCGCTGCCAGGGACGGCACAACAGGCTGCCAGCCAAACAAACGCAGGGACGGTCACTTTGCCATGAACTCTGCGGTCTGAGGGCACAGCGCCCGTGAGGATATACAGGTCTTCCCCACCGCCACACTGAGGGCCCAGGGCGCGGTCCATTAGGCTGTTGAGATTCATGTACCACCGCTCCCGGAAGGACGGGGTCATCGGAGCTGCATTTGTGAGAGCGAACGTGGCCACGTGGAAATCACTGCCAAGGGAGAACGGGAACAGCTGTCCTCTTTGGTAATCAGAATCCACGTAATCTGCACTCAGGGCCTGCTTGCTCCCCAGGTTGTTCACGGAGGCGATGGCATCAGTCTCATCAGTCCCCTCCTCCAGGTTGCTGGCGGGATCGTCAATCTGAAAGAAGAGAGCAAGGACTGAGATGCGTGCTGTTCACAGCGGCGACGGTGCGCTCGAACCCTTCCGCCAAGGCTCTGGAGTCCCTACGGCACGAACCCTCCTCGCGCTGGGGTTCGGGAGCGCTTGGTCCTCTGGTGCGCACACACTTCATCCTAATATCCCATGACACTGGTGTTTCAAAGTGGCTTCTAACTAGactgtttcctgttttctgtccTGCGTACACTCCACCTGGGTAGAACTGCTCTGTGATAACACCTTCTCACACACACGCTTGCGCACgcgcgtccccccccccccccacacacacattgggTATTACATTATGAAGTCACTTTACCATACCgtttataaaacattaaatccCAGGGTCTTATGATAGTCTGCTAGCTGACCTCCACTGACAGAAATCCCCATTATGATTCCTATGTCTTGTCTTAAAACCATTGTTTTAACCTATGACAAAACTCTTCTGATCCCAAGGTGACGAGTGTTTTAATGTCATCTGTTACAGCATCATCTGAAACTCTATCGAGTAAAGGCAGCAAAACGGCTTCCCAGCAACTCTATGCTTGCTTAACTCTGCAGAACAATCAAGTATGTCTTGGGAGGCTCCACTTTCTGAAGGAATGTCAGTGTGTATGGAATTAAAATACCTAACTCAGGTATGGAAAACCGTACTAGAAATAGTAAGAGTATTTGATTGAGAAAGTCTAATATATTCTTTGACGCGCTGTCATGCAAAGGGCAGATGTATTTTTCCACACTCTCTGCAGACATAGTTTAATGATCTGGTTATTGCCATGATTGTAAATTTCTGACAACACTGCTCGCTGAAGACAAAAATACGCCTATGATGTAAGAGGTGATTTCAGATTACATTTCTGGGTGACACTTGTCCTTTTGCATGCACCACTTCATCTTACTCTTTGGTTTCCCAGTGGAACCTGTGGATGGAGGAGCAGGTACAAAGCTCTCTCTGTAATCCACCTCCCAGCTGACCTGGTCCCCCTGGGCCACCCACGTCATTTGATATAGTTCCTGTGTTTAgtggaaaatttttttcctgatcacATGTTAAGAGGTTTTAGAAAAATGAACTCTCCCCCTCCACCAGCATCCTGCCCCATAAATAATCttataataaattcctttttcaaatttagtgaaaggaaaaaaacaattgttTCTCTCAATGAGTTGGCCTTTATGCCAGACAGTAAAAGCTCTTAAAACCCatgggatttgtgtgtgtgtgtgtgtgtgtgtgtgtgtgtgtgtgtgcgtgtgtgtgtgtgttggaattAAATGACAGGAgagtttcaattttcttcttacaTGCATGTAAGAAAAATAGACTGATAGAAAATTGCAGAGGAGCACTGGAGGGGAAATATTCATCCATtcagtaatatttattaagcGTATATTATGTGGGACCAGTACTATAGAAGGAAGCATTAGGACTGGTAACAAAAACCACCACCACGGCCATCAACACTTAATGAGCCCTACATGGCACAATTCAAAGAACTTTACATGTATTACATCAGTGAGTGGCTATGCTAagtattcactcatttaaacttacaaaaaaactAGGTACCATGATCACcttttgacagatgaagaaactgaggcacatcaAAATTAAGAAGCTTACTCAAGGCCACACCGTGAGTGGTGGCATTACCATGTGAATGCAGAAAGTCCAGCCTCATGGCTGGTGTCCTTGATCACTGCCTTATTTGCCTCGAAACAGACCTTCACATTAAGAAATTCACCATCTACTTAGGAAAACAAGACATAGGTGCAAAGTGAAATAGgaaaccaagagaaaaacagtGCAGTGCGGTTTATGTTAAATGCCGAATacatgctatgaagaaaaagagcaaaccaatttgaaaggaaagaagggcacAATGAATGCAGTCAACGATGACTTCTTCCTGAAGAAGGCAGAAGCTGAGGTGGTATTAGGAGGATGTGCAAGACTTGGATaaattcagagaaacagaaaggtcaGCAAGGCTTAACGAGACTTCTACACCAAGGCGTCGGGGCAGAGACCAGCAGCCGGCGAAAATCGGATTCTGactaaggaaaaatgaaaggatgATTGGAAACGGTGGCAGGAAGCAGATTATAAATGGTCTGATATACAGATAACTCATCACAGGATAATTATCACTACCACCTAGTGAATGCTCACTGCATACCAGGCACCATGGAAAGCTCCATACaaagcatcttttaaatttttttaaaaatccttatttatttttgagagagagacagtgtgtgagcagggaaagaacagagagagagagagagagagagagagagagagacagaatgcaaagcaggctccaggctccgagctgtcagcacagagcctgacgtgggactcgaactcacgaactgtgagatcatgacctgagccgaagtgggacgctcaacccactgagccacccaggggcccagtaCGAAGCATCTTTTTTAATCCTGATAGGATCCCCCATTACCTCGGATGTGGCCAAAATTGTAAAGCAGGTTTGCCAATGACTACACTTTGGAAAGCACTGAGCTGCTGCGTTGACTCCTCACATAACCCTCCCAGCTAGGTGTTATCATCTTCGTTTTACTCACAGGAACACGAAAAGTTAAGCAGCAGGTAAAGGTCATCCAATATGTAAGTGGCAGGGCCAAGGCTTACACTCAGCTTCTCAGACTCCAAAACCCCAGCTCCGCGCCAGCAGCAGTCCATGCCTCTGGGTAAGGAAGGGAACAGGAGAGCCACAGGGCGGCCATGCTGGAGGACAGGCAGAGGACAAGAGACAACTGGGAAACACAGATGGACCCGCAGGAGAATCAGTCATCTAGTGTCACATCAAGAGTCAAGGAAGGAGAAAGCTTTGGCTACAGAAGATCAACAGTGTGGCACCTGCCAGAGGGGAAATGGAAGGATGGGGACGAAAATCAAGGCCTTCGATGATTCCAGAATCCTTAGTGAGACTTCAAAGGGCGATGTCCACAGAGGACTGGGAAAGGAAGACAGGTGGGGGAGGTGACTGGACAGAGCAAGAGCGGACTGCAGACCACTTGTTTGAGAAGCTTCAGGTAAAGGCAGGGGACGAGCAGGCCCTTTGCTGAGGAGCAGGTCACAGAGATAAGCAAAGATGGTCTTCCGGCCCCCACACACCACCGAGGGAAAGGGGCATTGGGAGGGTGGGGCTGCTCAGGTCTCTGTGCAAGGGAGCACTTGGGGGCTCAAAGGCATCTATCTCAGGGGCACAGTGTCACTGAGCAGAGCCCAGTCCCTGAGGGTTTCTGGGCTGCGAGGTCCATGCAAACATCAGGGACATGAGTCACCTGGTACAGATTTGCCACAGGGGAGTCTGTCACTGAGTGGGGAAGAAGAGCTATTTGTCGACAGTGACAACGGTCCGCAGAGGAGAACACAAACATGGAGGCTCGGCAGCCATACTCTGCCCccatccttcccccttcctcttgctctctcttctcaaCTCCTCTAAGGTTGCAATCATACCAAGTTCACAAGCACCTTCTCTGCAACAGTTCAGAGGCCTGGCAGGTACGGGGGAGTTCCCTTAACCCCCTTCCCAGCAGCAAGCCTGCACAAGGGTTTTGACGAGACACAGGGTCCCACAGGGCCAGAAGACAGGAAGTCAGTGAGGGTCCCGGTCAAGACCTCCAAGACCAGTCAGGGGGCTGTGCCATGGGGCAAGAGAGTGGCTGCAGCCCTGAGAGTGTGCACAGGGTCCCGGAATGTCCCAGAAGCACAGCGGCACGGAGGCTTTGCAAGAGGGCTGGAATGCCCAGGTGAGGAGGATGGGAATGTGGGAGAAGCTCATCACTAGTCACCAAGATTAGTTTTAAAGAGCACACACAATGGATCCAACAGAAGAAGATACTgggattggggagggggtggtgtcTGCATATGCAGGAGAACAGGCTCTTGGgcatttgtttcatatatttttacagaCTGTAAGGCGCACGAACACTGGCATCATCtctcttcaagtttatttattttgagagagagggagagagaaactagGGGAGGgaccgagggagagggagagagagaatctcaagcagactccacgccatcagcacagagcctgatgcggggctccatcccacgaaccattatatcatgacctgagtcggatgctcaatcaactgagtagcccaggtgcccccaggaccaTCTCTTGTACTTCATCTGCATAAAGCATAATGGAGACTCTGCGTATTTTAGGTTCTTGGTGGGTGTTGCTTATTAGTATTCTGGTGGTGAGGACACCAATGCCACAGGGGGATGGGACAGCAAAGGGAATGGTACTGGGAGCACATGGAGAAGAGTCAGCCGGGGGTGAAGGGACCTCTCCTGAGAACATGGCGGGAAGGGGAGAGGACACGGGGAATTGGTATGGGTCAGTTCTCTGCCGTAAGTGGGGACATGGAGGCAGAGCGTCAGGAGGGCAGGGAAGGTCTGCCAGCCTCTGGTGGTCACCGTGCCAGGGAATTCATGAGAGAGGGCAGGAAAGACGCTGGAAAGAAGGGAAGGCTCCATGGAAGCCAACCAGGATGGGGACAGACCAGCTGTGCTTAGGCCAGAGTTACAGTTTTTGTACTGTTTTGTGCACAGCCGTGACCCACAGGTCAGGGACAGGTGCAGAGAAAGAACTGGTGGGACTGAAGTGGGGCAGCCTTGGCACTGCAAACAGAATTGAAGCACCTCAGAGTCCAGGTGGGCAGGGACGGAGGGTGGCAGGTGGCAGCCACTGGCACTGCTGATGGAGAGACTTGAGTGGGTGCGAGCGCAGGTGACGAGCAAGACGGGCTCAGGGGATGTGGACCGGGGAGGCTGGGGAGTGGCAGCCAGGTGTGGCTGAGGGGGACGGGACACAAGTGGATGGTCGATTTAGGCAAGCAGAGACAAATTGGGGGACAGCTGGCAGGCACTGAAActgtgtttcttcatctgtccaTCCCACTATACTGAAGGGTCCGAGACAGTGCCCGATCACCTCTGTGCTCCTGCAGCCAGCACAGCGGCCCTTTGTCATCGGGGAGTGACTGACAGTTGTTGCAAGAGTGACCTCATTTGACCTCTGCAACAATCTTCTGATGCACATCATCTCTTAcaatttgcagatgagaaagagAGGCTCCAGAGAGGTCAGCTCGTCCTCTGGTTCTGCTCCACGATCCGCCGCATGGAAAAGGTGGTCATCTAGAAGGATCATCAAAACGGTTCTGGAACTTT contains the following coding sequences:
- the ENDOD1 gene encoding endonuclease domain-containing 1 protein isoform X1 encodes the protein MRPARWLALGSLLALAALLEGRLVGEEEAGFGECDRFFYAGTPPAGLAAEAHVKICQRSAGAERFATLYSSRDRIPVYSAFRAARPAAGGAEPRWLVEPQIDDPASNLEEGTDETDAIASVNNLGSKQALSADYVDSDYQRGQLFPFSLGSDFHVATFALTNAAPMTPSFRERWYMNLNSLMDRALGPQCGGGEDLYILTGAVPSDRRVHGKVTVPAFVWLAACCAVPGSGWAMGFVKHTRDGDVIEDVMVKELEKLLPFNPQLFRDNCGETEQDTERMKKILEVVNQVQDEERAVRSEEGASARSSAKSERSALLPPEASEERSSFWGKLMGLLVTPVIKLFQLLYYLAVGILKNIMCLLWFVTKQVINGIESCLYRLGSATISYFLAIGEELASIPWKVLKVMVKIIRAVLRILCCLLKAVCRVLGIPVRVLVDVATFPVHTIGAVPIVCRDIAVGLGGTISLLFDAAFGTMGGLFQVFFSICKRIGYKVTFDNSGEF
- the ENDOD1 gene encoding endonuclease domain-containing 1 protein isoform X2 → MRPARWLALGSLLALAALLEGRLVGEEEAGFGECDRFFYAGTPPAGLAAEAHVKICQRSAGAERFATLYSSRDRIPVYSAFRAARPAAGGAEPRWLVEPQIDDPASNLEEGTDETDAIASVNNLGSKQALSADYVDSDYQRGQLFPFSLGSDFHVATFALTNAAPMTPSFRERWYMNLNSLMDRALGPQCGGGEDLYILTGAVPSDRRVHGKVTVPAFVWLAACCAVPGSGWAMGFVKHTRDGDVIEDVMVKELEKLLPFNPQLFRDNCGETEQDTERMKKILEVVNQVQDEERAVRSEEGASARSSAKSERSALLPPEASEERSSFWGKLMGLLVTPVIKLFQLLYYLAVGILKNIMCLLWFVTKQVINGIESCLYRLGSATISYFLAIGEELASIPWKHLSF